tatgtcAATATATGTACAATATAACAAAATTATGTGTGAAGTGACATTATCATAAATGAGAATggtattattattttctaaaaaaaatatgtttatttttagTGAAAAGCATATATAAAatctttaaagaaaaaattattgatATGTCTCAAAACATATTTTAAGGTAGGGGCTGCGCAGTGGTGAAAATACTAAATAGACATCGAACAAATTGGATATATATTTGctccaaaataaaatatgataaatcaaataaaattttcttttataaacTACTTTTACACTTTTTGCCTTTTTGGGTCCACCTCCACATGCCTTGATTTGTTGGTATTATACAATAGTATAATATACATCCCTGCGTGTAAATCGTGTTTTGATatcttcttccttttgtgcGAAGTTGTTTAAAATTATCgccaatttttattttatatttcatttTTACCATTATTTGGGTGGAATGCATATAATTGCAAAAATTTATCGCATAATGACTCTATGATTAATAGCACCACAAATTTATTGCCCTTATTGATTTGCGTTGGTGTATATCATTTTTGGCCatatttaactaattttaaaccataaatattaaatttttaatctaaattttaaatcttaaattttaatagtataaaaattaacatgctatttaaaatatgaactaatattaattaaaaaaattggcCATAATATTTCTCTTCGATAAATTTAAGCATGACTATCGCTTTTTTCCATGAAACTCTCGGCTCCGATGATACTCTTAATTTGGTGGGTTTATCATATTCGACGCAAATGACTCATCTAATATTGTGATTATTAGAAGGCATAACATTTTTGTAGTTCAAATAATACATACtttaacaatatatatattaagtatGGATTGTGCTCGACTAATAAAATGAACtttaaaaaactaaacaaagaaaatcttAAGTTTCTTCACATCTTTGGCCTCTATATGTACCTTTCATATATCCGAACTGTTTTTTAAAGCAATATTCTTCTTCTTAGgttcttatcttttattcattttctctttttctttttggtatcaaaattaaaactaCCAAGTAACAAAGTAACCAAACCAATATGAAGTAAAGAACTATTTGTATCATCATCAATTCAGTGCCGTTAATCATTGCTATTAATCATGCCATAcatttgtaaaaaaatttagaattctcGTGATAttgttttataaaaataaatatctatatattatgataaaaaaatttaaaaattaaagaaataaatcaaaatatgaaaaatatctaaaaatatatgggttaatatttaaaaacatctaaaataataTCTATGCAAAATCATCCAAAAATTATAATGTATGTCAACTCAAAACACTTATAAATAAACTATCGTAATACTCATTTTAATCAACTGAGAAATACATTAAATTTCAaatatctttatattttcttcttaattagtttattaataatataactaGCAATTTTTTCTAACCattcatttaaattatttttcatttttactATAACATTATTTAAAATCATAATACACAAAACGAACTTCAAACTGTTTTATAAAACTAACAATTGTCAAGTATGCAATAAGTAAGTACACACAATAATGTGTAGGGAAAGACATGATGCTTTTTAATCTTGGAGAAGAAGGTGTGTTTTGatagattataaaaaaaaaatatcacaaaattatgaaagaaaaaaaaatcggagaattagatttaaaaaatcacaaatttGTTGGCTCTCAGATTTGTGAtattataaacacaaatctgatttaaatttgtgattatgattttttttatttttttaaattataaatataaaaatcagatttgcatttataatttttttatttttttaatttataaatttaagaCAGATTTGTGTATATTGATAAAATTTCATTATGAAATcagacttttaaattttttatctccacattaaaaaaatactcaACTTATCCACACCAATTAATAACACATCATATTTAtccatttcaaaaaaaattagccaagACATGAAGGTAGGGCTGGAAGTGAGTCAAGTCAGCTCGAGCTCGACTCGTTAACAGCTCGATAAGCTAAGCTCGTGAGCTGGTGAGCCAAGTTTGAGCCTGAAATTGAGCTTATAAATTAAATGAGCCGAATTTGAGCTTGGATAAGCTCAGCTCATTAGCTCGTGAGCTGGctcgattatatatattataacaatcttaattatttaatatttatatttattttttacatataattttaatataggatataaataaaaaatttataatttattgatagataaacaatatataaaattaatcttttcaaatattttttaaaatatataagttataatttattgatatagaattatagattatgtatttatgtttcTCTTATTTGAGTCAGCTCGTGAGCTCGAGCCAACTCGTGAGTTTTTGGTAAGTCGAGCTTAAACTTAAAAAACAAACTCAATTGTTAATAAGTCCAGTCGTGAGCCAAGCTCAATTTTGTGAGCCGAGCTTGAGCTTGCTCGGCTCGCTTCCAACCATACATGAAGGTATCTTTCTCCATGTTTATCACATTGAAAGTATCTCCCAAACCACAAAATTAAACTGTTTAATAAAACTAACAATTGTCAAGCAAGTAATAAATAAGTAAGTAGAGAGAATAATGTGTAGGGAAAGACATGAAGGTATCGTCCTCATGTTTGTCACATTGAAAGTATCTCCCAAACATTGTTAATTTAAAgattaaaattttcattattctCTCATTAACATCACACATTAACCATAAATCAGAAGTTCTGATCTCATAATAGATAAACACACATATCTAAAacgaaaaataatttattagcACAAGCTAAGCAACACCAGACCAACATGACAAATTGACATGCACGTGCGAGCATGTGCTACCACACGGAATTATTTGATTCTCTATAAAATGAGTTGTTATATATCTCGGTAAATAAATCACAGAATTTCACCTACATCACTTGTAGTTGGAATTGTAGTGAGAATAGCTGTGAGAAGATCAAGGTAGAGTGGAAACTGAGCCAAGGCATAGAAAGCGACGGGTATGGAAGTGGCAGCGTATAAAGGGAACAGGATTGACTTGTATTTATGGTTAACAAGAAAGAAATGGCCAGAGCAGAAGGACACAAACATGGTTATGATGGAAACAAACAGAGAACTCAGCCCTGCAAGGAGTTTCAGTGGCAAACTCCTTTGAAAATCATTCGCCACCTTTCTTGAGGTCAGGATGGAAAGGAACATTATGAGTCCAGTGACGGAGAAACACAGTCCAACTAGAGAAGCCATGGCGAATACCTCGAACGCCGGTTGTCCCTCTAGTGGTGCCTGGCCGTTGTCGTAGCCTCCGGGGACATTACTAGCTGTGGCAAAGGAAACACCGGCCACCAGAGCTGCCACCACAGAGCAAGATTCCGATGTATCCTTCAGCCACTGACTAGCCTCTTGGATGAGCCCCTCGTGTGATGTATTGAAGATTTGAGCTGCCGTTTTTGAATCCTTGTTGCTTCTGAAGTGGCAATGACTAGGCACAATGTCCCTTATATACTGTAACCgtcatataattaaaaattagacTCTATTTTGGGTcatactatataaaaaaaattgagtaatctcacaccattaaaaacactCATGATGATTAATTGATAAATACCTGATACCACTTGATATCCCACATCATTTGTAAAGCAGAGCCAGCTATTTGCCAAGACTTGTCTCCTTTTAAACCCTCAGCTGCCAAGTGCAACAACGTGTTTTCATCATCATCCACTCCAATAACTAAGTTATTCCAAAATCGTATTTTTGATCTCTTTTTTATTTCCAGAACAACTTCGGGTTGCCTATTTTTCACCGCCACAAGCAACACATTTTGATTCTTTGCATTGGTGCTATGGATAGCACTCGGtatcttttcttgaattttgGTCACCAATTCAATGATACCGTTCTTCGCTGCTAACAAATATGGTGTCTCCTTTTTGCTGTCATCACTTGTATCTTCTGTATTGTGATCTGCAACTGCAATTGCGGCTACAATATTGCTTTTACAATCGGTTCTACCGCAGCCGCATTTCATCAGTAATTGTGGCAGCATTGGCTTAATAATTCTTTCACAATCTTCTACATTCTTCACATTAGACATAACGCAATCACAACATTTTAAAATCAAGTCGCCAGATTTAGTTATTCCCTCCTTTGAGTCATCCTTTTGATCAGTTGGAGCTCCTGTTGTACCACTTGGACTTGAAAATGTATTTTTTTCCTGTTTTTTCGAACTTGAAGAAGTCCCTCCTCGTCGGTGAACAACTTTATTGAAGGGTTTATAAAGTGAGAGACTCaatcttttaataatattttaatttcttttatattaAACGCGAAAAAGATTAcgaataaatattatttttcatttaaagtTTAATCTCTAGCAAGTATATATTTTGACATTCAAGGATGAAGTCACAACTTGGTTAACATACGTAATCCAAAGTAAATGTATTGTGCATCACACATGCATTAAACAATTAAATATTCATGTATGTATGAATGCTAGCATACCCGACGCTATTTCCTCGTACAGATCTTCAGTAGGGTCAAATCCCCAATTTGCATCTTCAGAGAAAGGCTCGTGAGGAGGTTGATCTCCCCCCTTGCCGGTGAATGCGTCGTAAGGGTTTTCCTCCATGAGTTCATCCAAGAGTTGACCACACCATACGTGCTTCTGCTTTGTTCCTCTTACCTCCTTGAACccttaattaattaacaagtagTAGAAATGCATTAGAGGAGTTATGCTATATGTACACCAAAATCAGTcatcagtataaaatacatgttaaaatataaatacatattgaaaattaattaaaccatacatttatttatatacaaatatattgaTGGCTaattttagtaactaattttagtgtacaattaacatttttgtatattatgtaacaagATGGAGCAAACGCTGTAGTTAAATAACCATGTTGGAATATCCAAACATATATAAATAGATTATGCCAGTGGCATTGAGGGGCaaaaattttcatataaaaaatacataatagcatttatatagaaataaaatttataaatatcattattcttaaaatttgataataaatgaataattttataaataaattttatgaaaTATCTTGGAGTGGTATTTTTTAAGATTTGAGTAATttgaaatatttaataattgaaTTAGAActaaatttttagtatttttatatatcgTCTAGTTTTAGAAAATTAAGATCAAACTCATTAGATGCAATTCTTTAAATATATTAACTGTAACatatgtaaaaaattataattataatgataaaaattaatataatacttattgaatacttttcttacaaaagaaaaattcaattaaaaagtcagtaaaataatattaaattaaattagataaaaattatctaatttattaaagatgatataagaaaatataattgtacaaaacttaatttaaaaaatttaaattataaaaattatggcttataaattttttatatcagTCTATAcagatataataaaattaatatttattaaatattttaatattttttatctaaaacaATTAAATTGGAAAACTAATAAAACGCAAAATAGTATTTAAAAAACAAATCAATTATTCTAATGATTATGATGATGGCAAGTCTTGTTGTGTTCtacaaaattattataattttcaaaatctattagtgtataattttcaaaaaccaattaataaaatatgttaAATGAATGGGAAGGTATTAGACATTGAGACGTATACAGTGGTTCTAAATTAGTTACCATTAGTAAAATAcgttaaaaaatatattgagTGAATGGAGAGGTATAGTATGAGTCGAACacagtatttttaaattaattaaaaatattttagctAACTAAACTAGTGATAATCTATGATATATAATTACTAAATATATTATGCTacgtgtatattaaaattagtcactaaaataaattattagtataaaatatatgttaaaatataaatacatatattaataattaattttaatatatgaataatattattttacataaataaagagaaaattGCATGGAGATTGAAACACGTACATACCGTCTACCAAACGGACGAGGAAAGAATGCACGTATACCGATTTGATGAATTCTATGATGGTATTATAATTTGGTGGAAAAAATGCGTCAGTTCCATGTTTTTCTAAGTATTTGGATGCGTTTTCTTCGTCATGTTCATCCCTTTGTCTCTGCAAACGATGTAGTAATTTGCCTACCCAACTACGTCGTGCCTCCTTTCCCTCTACACGTAATTTAACCACAATGATAATATGTATGGTATTTGAAACAATAAATACTATATGAGtaattaaaagataataaaGAGTGTCATTTTCTAACAACCGAAACGAAAAAAAAGACTCATGCAATTTTTTTGGATGAAATTAATTTAGagatttaataaatttaattaaattattatttaataatttttaattatcaaatttacacaaaattaattatatataaattttaaaaatatatatttttattattttttcaaaaaaattaaaaaaaagtataaacaTTAAATAAACACTcgtataattatttttatataaaattgatagttaaatattattttttaaatatattaaattatttaattattttttacaacaattttaaataaaaacgaATACACGTGAATTCCTGTCTAAACATAAACCTTACCAATAATGCAATATCTAATTGGTATAGTTTCTCTTAAGTCGTAACCGATTTTGTACGACAAAATATGGCCCTCAAAATACAAATCTTGAACCGATCCCCCTACCTATTTTCTTTGAGTTGTTGGATAATGGAAGCCCTTCAATCTCTTCCGTGTATTTTTTCATTCTCTTTTCAGCATCTAGTTTTCCTACAGGTATAACTTTGGAAAGAAAAAAAGtgttataatatataataaaaattacacatatattatatatatgatgtgATTAATTAAGTTACCGTGGTAGAGCAATTGCTTGCCGCGTGAAAGTTTGGTTGTACTTTTGAAGGCTGAGGGTCTTTTGGCAAGAAGATGGAGTGGAGTGATTCCATTATGGGCATGGATAGTAAGGAAAGGATGCTTACTGGCTAATATGAAAGCCAAATCTGTTGCAACGAACATGAAGGAAAAAAGAAGGAAACAcattaaaacatgaaattgtCAATGAAAGAAATGTTCATCAGAAGTTTTACCGAAACATTCTCTGTTGATGGCACAGTGAAGAATGctctctccttctcttctcTTGGTTTTGTCTGTTTGGAAGCCGCGTGTCATGAGAAGTAAAATGTCAACAACTTCCTTATCCATCAGGTCTTGGAGCACACCAGAGAGGTAAGCAAAGCAGTGTTTGTGCCAGTTGAGTGCAGCTAGAAAGAAAGGCGTCTCCCCTTTCTTGTTCTTCAATCTCAACAAACGCTTCCTCTCCATTTTCTCTCCAATGATGCaccttttaaaaatataattttaggCGGAGTGTCATAAAATCAAGAGTCTCTTTTTGGGTTTgtttgattttcttttatttacctTATGTTATTTTTACTTTTGGGATTCACTAAGGATCGAACTCTTAATTTTTTGGACAGACATAAAACTCTGATACCATGTTATGAAACCACTCATCACAAAAGCTAGGAGAAATAAATTTGCAAGAGTACCTGCATATGTTTGTAAAACCCCTTGATGCTGCAATGTGTAGAGCTGTGTCCCCATTTTTATTCATCACTTCTAGGGCTTTtattccttctccttctttttctttttctttttcatactcGATTATTGTTTTCACCAGCTCCATCACTACTTCTTCATTGTCCAAGTCGACGGCCACGTGCAAGGCGGTGTTGTTGTCATCGTTGCTGATCCTTTCCGTGTGAGCCCCCGGAAAATCTTTGTACATCTGCATAACCCTGTCCCATTCGCCTTCCAATGTCTTCTGAGCCAGTATGCTAGCTTTATACTTATTAAGTGCTTTGCGACCACTTGCGGGTTTTGCACCGCTGCTCTCTCCTCCTTCTCTCATGTTTGGAAACCTAGTAAGGTAACGCTGATGATTtcttatatatctatatatgttTCTGCTACTTCCTTCGTAGTATTACTtccatgcatatatatatatagagagagagagagagatcatAGATCGAGCGCTTCATTGAATTAGATGCTTCCTTCCACTTTAACTTGATGGCACTCCAAGAATAatttaaacaaacaaaaatactaaaaataaacaataaaatcaaCTACTACAATtagtcattatatatttatatataaatatattttttatattataattatattaaatatacattaaaatcaatcattaataaaaaaatatattaaatataaaatatattttaaaaaataagttaaacaatatatatataaacaataaatagtaattaattttagtgattaattttaatatataaatattattcttatttatattagtaattgaATTTTGTAGTTATTTTTAGTGTATATTTAGAATGATTGTAGTTTAAATAACACATGATCCACGGTAAAATAAACTGTTGACCACTCTTTTGTTTTGGATACTCATACTCAGCTTGCTTTAATAACTAATTCCATTACATTGATTTGGAACTGTAGtgaatatatgtatatattatcatttaaaattttagattgATTTAACAAcatacactaaaactaaaagtaaAAATCTCGAAACTACAAGTCTGAATGTGTTATATTCGGatatttactttaatttaattcttCATATATCCATTACAAaatgattagatttttttattttaataatatttttttataaatctatataaatatacaatataataaaattatgtaTGAAATGACATCAGAAACGAAAATGATATTATCATTTTCTAAAAGAATATGtttatttttggtaaaaagcATATATAATATCTTCAACAAGTATTGATTTGTCtcaaaacatatatatatatatatatatataattaattaaataatgccTTGTCATTTATTTTAAGGTAGCTAGGGACTACGCAGTCTTTGGTGAAAATAGACATCAAACAAATTGGATATATATTGctccaaaataaaatatgaaaaatcaaataaaattttctttcataAATTACTTTTACAATATTTGCTTTTTAGGTCCACCTCCACATGCCTTGCTTGTTTGTATCGTACAAAACATACCTGCGTGTAAATCGTTTTTCGATATCTTCTTCCTTTTGTGTGGAATGCATATAATTGCAAAAAGATCCTTCAAATAAATTGATGAAGAATCACATAAGCATGGCTTTATTATTTATGAGAACCACTAGGGAGACAATGAAATATGTATATAATGTATAAAATGAGCTATTTATTAGGCCCgattaatattaataaagaGAATTAACTCATTAATAACCCTAATCCTACTATGACTGTTTAGATTAACACACCACccaatttttcatatttttacttttttcccAAATTATCCAACTCTTATTTTTCGCCACTCCCCCCCCCCTCCCAACACCCAAACCCTCCCAATCTTTGCACACACCCATTACGACGCAGAAGCCTGAGAACCTCTCAAGTTGCAACCGAGGAAGGTCACTCCTGAATGCAATACTCCTCATCGTTGGCATCAAGGACGGCGGCTTCTCTCTGCTGAACATCCAGCCGTCTCTGCAACCGAGCCGCCGGGCGTGACGCTGCCGACCAGGAACGCAACCAAGGAGCCTTCACCGACGAACCGAGCAGCAACAGAGTTCTCTTCGCGCGGGCACTTTCCTCTCCATAGCAGCGGTGCAGCTGATCCGGAAAAACAGCTATCTGATGGTCAACAGTTCACCGTTTATTAGGAAATTAGATGGTTATTCTTCAAATTTttctaattattcaaatttttctatttgattatttttctatttattgtatttaactAATACTTCGAGATACATGAGCAGCATAAGTACACaatataaacttttttttataaaaaaaatggtgTGTGCCTCATCAGGAAGCAATAAAACAATCTAAATATCCCAAATTCAAGGCTTCAACAAGACAGGCATTCAAACCCTGTGGTTTAATGTTCATTAGATAGTAAAcaataatggcattcaaaatcttAATTGAATTCAAGTGGAATGACATACATATtgtcaataaaattttttggcTTCTTAGCTGTGCCTCTTGTTATCATTGTTATTGATAACATTTTACTCTTTCAAACGCCATAATTAAGAGAGAACAAAAGCAACTTATAGTGattaaattctttatttttattatatgtatgtagaccaaatggcatcaggATATCATAGCAGAGGTTACTATTAATATGCTATTTAAGTCATTCTTTGCAATATGCCTCATTAAATGCATGAGTTTTGAGTAACTAAGAAGAAATTACATATATGTATGTATTCATAATTATGGTAGCTTATTTTACCTGCAGCTTTACATAAAGTAAATTTCTTTCAAACTCTGAAAAAGAAGTCGGATTAACTCATTCCACCAACTTTCATACTTGTCTTATGGTTGTTTAATTGTTAGGTTGCAAAACTATGATTTTTCATTGCCTTGTCTCTGTTTATTTGCTCTGTCTATTGTCTAACTAGTTTCatctctcatttttttaattgaaaataacaaataatttattatactAATTACTACCAAATAGGTTATTAAATTACTTATTAAATTGGGATACTTTGTTTTGATAGACCGTGAATGATATGTGGTTGTGTTTGGTGTGTTTGTAATTGATGGATGTGCTCCTCCTTATGGATTGCTAATAATTTCATTTGTAGAACTTGGATGGTCGCTTTGATAGGGGATTGGATGGTTGAATTTTGTATTTGCTGCTATGTCTTTATGAGTTAGTTTTTTATCTCATTTATAGATGGTTACAAAAGGGAAATTGTGAGGTTTGATCTTCATGAGTGATCgtctttgaattttttatgtcactatatatattatgagattattttttattgttaaatgCTCCTGGAATTGATTTTGAGAGCATCTTGGATTGTTGCTGGAATTGAGGGTAGAATGAGAGTCGAGTATTAGAAACGAggagattttattttatttcttttccctTAATTAATTAGTACTTGCATATATCATTGTTGCATTGGTATTAGAtgtatgcttttttttttgtaattgcTACTAACTCGATGTACACATGATGAGATCAATTACATGTCAGATGGTTAGTTTTCCAGGCAATTGGATGGTCATTTTTCATAATGGAGATtgctattttgatttgattgtaGTGCCAGcacctttttaaaagataatgtTAAAAGAGTCTCTGTTTTCTACGTAAATTAGTGCATATATGGTGCTGAAAAGCAGGTTCTAGTCTTAGATATTCAGTCCTGACGTTTACTGAAATGGATGGTTACTTTAATTCATTTTGTGGTGGTTATTTTTGCTGTAGCCATTGTTGTTTAATTTGGTGATAACATGTTGTGCTGTGTGATTCCTATTTACCTTGCTTATTGTTGTGTTTATAATTGGTTGATTTGGTCTCTAAATCCAGTTAAATTCTTGCTGAAAATTTCCTTTCTCTACATGGGGctgctatttttttattagcaGCTGGAATGAATACAATTTTTATGTCtcatgtttttttaatttttcttacttGATTATAAACTGAAAAGAATATTCACTTGAATTGCAAAGAACCTATTGAGTGAGTATTTATTCACGGCGATCCAATCATACATTCTCCTACAGTCCAAGCTATAAATCAGATGGATAAAAAGGAAGTGAGATCACCATTCACGGCTCCAAGCACGAGGACGTTGAAATAACGTACAGAAGAATTGCTAAAAGAGAGAAAGTTTAAAGGAAGAAAAACTTAGCATACTTAAGATAACGTACTTGATAAGATTTGAATATTTACCTTATTTACTTGTTAGAGTCTTTGGAATTTATTTATGATACATTGGGATGACATTTTTGTGGTGGATCCCCTTTTTTTTAGAACTTATGTGAATCTGTTGGTGTAAAAGAATTCAAGCATGACATTGACGAGTGAGTTGAAAATGACCATCTATTTTTCTTATGAAAGTAACTATCTAGATACATGGTGAACCAAATATCCAGTATACTATTTCTTAGTACAGGGATATCTCTTTTGTATTTCAAGTTGATATTACTTGAATCTGATAAGTGTTGACTTCATTATCACTGTTCTTGAACCAATATACTATAATTTGTTTTGAGTACCTGCTACAGTTTACAAGGGTTGAATACTCGAAAACAACCATCCACGTATACAGTTACAGTAAACATCCAATTTCATACATAAATGAACATCCGACACATCTAAGTAAAGATAAATATGTAACTATTTTCTAAAGCGACTAGCTGCACACCGAATGAAATTAATCAAGCTCCTTATACAACAAAGCATCAGAACTTATCTAGATTAAATTGGTTCATTGAAATTAATCAAGTCTAGTTTCTTGCAACAATTACGAACACACTGGATACCTATATCTTTAGAGAATAAAGCCACCCGTTGCTAACAACAAAAGCATCACACTTGGCATTTGCGTCTTTGAAAAATATCATCTTCATCTACAATTGCTGACAAATGAATAACTATTGAAATCCTATATCCatgaagaaaaatattaaaggtACTCGAAACCATTTCCAACAGATTTTAACTGCTGCCGAATGAGCTTAACAAAGACATGCAGCTACCAGCTTGTTGGCGCTCATGCTGACAAACTGGAGCACCAAATTTCATATTTTGAGAGGTCTCCAGAGGAACCACCTGCTAAACAACAAAAAAAGATGACAACAATTAACTACTTGCATaataatatactaaataatCGTGCAAGGTCGGATTAATTTAATCATTACCGGAGCGACATTTAATTTATTCTCTATCTAGTTTATTCATcatataaatatagttaatcTAAATATTCATGATAAATATTTAGTCAACCATGAATTCATATCTCCtgaatatttaataattattttacaaaGAGTCTAAATAATCACATCTTCATTAgctatattttatattatatacttCACTAATACGGTTCCAGTGGAGTCTTGGAATCATTATCACACGTAAATTCTGCACATATCAAATATACATGACATTGAATTATCACATGCAAATTCTTCGtccatataatcataaaaagaatttaataaaACCATAGAAGTGGTTGCATGTGGAGTGCTTCTGTTGCATCTACTGAAGCATTTAACATAAAAAAGAGCCCCCTACTTTCACTAAGTGGAATGAATAAAAATCATAAACAAATAACCATTCGCTATGCATGCCTCCACATAAATTGCTTGACGGCCAATAGAACACCACATAGCGGTTGAATGAAATTCAACTCCATTTATGCTCTTCCGAGGCGTGATGGACGTCTCAAGCCTGACTCCACTTGTAATCCCTCTAACTTGCGAATGCCGACGTCACAAGGAAGACGCAAGCCGGCTGCGACGGAATGCCTAAAGATAACAAAATTTAAGACAAATGCTGGCCAAACATaggaa
The Arachis stenosperma cultivar V10309 chromosome 7, arast.V10309.gnm1.PFL2, whole genome shotgun sequence genome window above contains:
- the LOC130942097 gene encoding uncharacterized protein LOC130942097, yielding MREGGESSGAKPASGRKALNKYKASILAQKTLEGEWDRVMQMYKDFPGAHTERISNDDNNTALHVAVDLDNEEVVMELVKTIIEYEKEKEKEGEGIKALEVMNKNGDTALHIAASRGFTNICRCIIGEKMERKRLLRLKNKKGETPFFLAALNWHKHCFAYLSGVLQDLMDKEVVDILLLMTRGFQTDKTKRREGESILHCAINRECFDLAFILASKHPFLTIHAHNGITPLHLLAKRPSAFKSTTKLSRGKQLLYHVIPVGKLDAEKRMKKYTEEIEGLPLSNNSKKIEGKEARRSWVGKLLHRLQRQRDEHDEENASKYLEKHGTDAFFPPNYNTIIEFIKSVYVHSFLVRLVDGFKEVRGTKQKHVWCGQLLDELMEENPYDAFTGKGGDQPPHEPFSEDANWGFDPTEDLYEEIASVVHRRGGTSSSSKKQEKNTFSSPSGTTGAPTDQKDDSKEGITKSGDLILKCCDCVMSNVKNVEDCERIIKPMLPQLLMKCGCGRTDCKSNIVAAIAVADHNTEDTSDDSKKETPYLLAAKNGIIELVTKIQEKIPSAIHSTNAKNQNVLLVAVKNRQPEVVLEIKKRSKIRFWNNLVIGVDDDENTLLHLAAEGLKGDKSWQIAGSALQMMWDIKWYQYIRDIVPSHCHFRSNKDSKTAAQIFNTSHEGLIQEASQWLKDTSESCSVVAALVAGVSFATASNVPGGYDNGQAPLEGQPAFEVFAMASLVGLCFSVTGLIMFLSILTSRKVANDFQRSLPLKLLAGLSSLFVSIITMFVSFCSGHFFLVNHKYKSILFPLYAATSIPVAFYALAQFPLYLDLLTAILTTIPTTSDVGEIL